Proteins co-encoded in one Acidithiobacillus caldus ATCC 51756 genomic window:
- a CDS encoding DNA-formamidopyrimidine glycosylase family protein translates to MAELPEIELFRQKLRRNVLHKRLGLVQMRNGKGEIQDDGAGLASDALKGREITDLYRYGQYLFWELDGREILVLQLGGELSVEVERGAPTPAEGGDEPRAQLEIQINAHMRLRLQGTQLGNRLRLLDESSDVDFLTKLGPDPLLLPDGARSHLREALARRRSALRNVLLDDAFLPGLGPVWADEILFQAGLRPDRTVPTLTEEERERLLEQIARVIERALRSQAKVPLLPKTFLTRHREDGHCPGCGGALETLSVGGRNALFCPACQH, encoded by the coding sequence ATGGCAGAATTACCAGAAATAGAACTGTTCCGGCAGAAGCTGCGACGCAACGTGCTGCACAAGCGACTCGGGCTCGTGCAGATGCGCAACGGCAAGGGCGAGATCCAGGACGACGGTGCCGGCCTTGCCAGTGATGCGCTCAAGGGGCGGGAGATTACCGACCTCTACCGCTATGGTCAGTATCTCTTTTGGGAGCTGGACGGTCGAGAAATCCTGGTGCTGCAACTGGGGGGTGAGCTCAGCGTGGAGGTGGAGCGCGGCGCGCCAACCCCCGCCGAAGGCGGTGATGAGCCCCGCGCACAGCTGGAGATCCAGATCAACGCCCACATGCGCCTGCGTTTGCAGGGTACGCAACTGGGTAACCGACTGCGGCTGCTGGACGAGAGCTCCGATGTGGATTTTCTGACAAAGCTGGGGCCGGATCCCTTGCTGCTTCCGGATGGTGCCCGCAGTCACCTGCGCGAGGCCCTGGCTCGGCGGCGCAGCGCCCTGCGTAACGTCCTCCTGGACGATGCCTTCCTCCCGGGGCTTGGTCCCGTCTGGGCCGATGAGATTCTGTTCCAGGCGGGTCTGCGCCCGGATCGAACCGTGCCGACGCTCACTGAGGAGGAGCGTGAACGCCTGCTGGAGCAGATCGCCAGGGTCATCGAGCGGGCCTTGCGTTCCCAGGCCAAGGTGCCGCTTTTGCCCAAAACCTTCCTCACCCGACACCGTGAAGATGGCCATTGTCCGGGCTGTGGCGGAGCACTGGAGACCCTGAGCGTGGGCGGGCGCAACGCGCTGTTCTGCCCCGCCTGCCAGCACTGA
- a CDS encoding class I SAM-dependent methyltransferase, with protein sequence MSRSSLRRAYGVWAPIYDRAVSGFSGPLRRQSLTELPEDARRILIDGIGTGLDLPYLPAGREVLGIDLSRAMLRRAQGRGQAVWLVEADAEALPLADQSVDLVVLHLILAVVPDARKALAEVVRVLRPGGEIRLLDKFLRPGERAWLRRAIAPLSAALATHTDLVFEDILAQEPSLVLISDSPAALGGWFRLIRLRKTASV encoded by the coding sequence GTGAGTCGCTCCAGCCTGCGCCGCGCCTACGGAGTCTGGGCTCCCATCTACGACAGGGCCGTGAGTGGCTTTTCCGGTCCACTGCGGCGGCAAAGCCTCACGGAACTGCCGGAGGATGCCCGGCGCATCCTCATCGATGGCATTGGTACCGGACTGGATCTGCCCTACCTGCCGGCGGGGAGAGAGGTTCTGGGAATCGACCTGAGCCGCGCCATGCTGCGCCGGGCACAGGGACGGGGTCAGGCTGTCTGGCTGGTGGAGGCGGATGCCGAGGCTCTGCCCCTGGCCGACCAGAGCGTCGATCTCGTGGTCCTGCACCTGATTCTGGCGGTGGTGCCGGATGCCCGCAAAGCCCTGGCGGAAGTGGTGCGCGTGCTGCGTCCAGGAGGTGAGATACGTCTGCTGGACAAGTTTCTGCGTCCGGGTGAACGGGCCTGGCTGCGCCGGGCCATAGCACCCCTGTCCGCAGCCTTGGCGACACATACCGATCTGGTCTTCGAGGATATCCTGGCGCAGGAACCGAGCCTTGTGCTCATCAGCGACAGCCCAGCCGCCCTCGGCGGCTGGTTTCGCCTCATCCGACTGCGCAAAACGGCCTCCGTCTGA
- the apaG gene encoding Co2+/Mg2+ efflux protein ApaG → MPDHPPTEIQIAVETRYIPEQSDPDAQHYVFAYQITIDNLGPETAQLLDRHWVITDAEGRVQEVKGPGVVGEQPTLKPGERFRYTSGTVLPTAVGSMHGSYGWVSASGERFESPIPPFRLAVATVFH, encoded by the coding sequence ATGCCCGACCATCCGCCCACGGAGATCCAGATCGCGGTGGAGACACGCTACATTCCGGAACAATCCGACCCCGACGCCCAGCATTATGTCTTTGCCTACCAGATCACCATCGATAACCTGGGGCCGGAGACGGCGCAGTTGCTGGACCGCCACTGGGTCATCACCGATGCCGAGGGACGCGTGCAGGAAGTCAAGGGACCCGGGGTAGTGGGTGAACAGCCGACCCTGAAACCCGGCGAGCGCTTCCGTTACACCAGCGGGACGGTCCTGCCCACGGCCGTGGGCAGCATGCACGGCAGTTACGGCTGGGTGAGCGCCAGCGGCGAGCGTTTCGAGAGCCCCATACCGCCCTTCCGACTTGCCGTCGCCACCGTCTTTCACTGA